Proteins encoded within one genomic window of Spodoptera frugiperda isolate SF20-4 chromosome 7, AGI-APGP_CSIRO_Sfru_2.0, whole genome shotgun sequence:
- the LOC118266447 gene encoding uncharacterized protein LOC118266447 isoform X2: MSSPPKVSFYVGCMNTINTIAHLLMGGTIFLTFAVSDIYTPSILLSQPLLFEAHVVTTMIGVTLLCSQAILSVNPYAGFEDNFMYPKKSKSYWIIQIIGSVLVLCGACIGVAHVSEMIPTINDTPLKIEDWPYPTPGIRLKHFSSDHGIIGFLVLLLAAASLVGAIANLAIKDKLSSAMKASYTVVGTITILLAYIAVSIKFGDFNKLLDYIEPDHEIGTFSLGISFAVLSLSALLIMMGARVFVTRSINF, from the exons atGTCATCTCCACCAAAAGTTTCGTTCTACGTTGGCTGCATGAATACGATTAACACCATCGCTCATTTATTGATGGGTGGAACAATTTTCCTTACATTTGCAGTGTCAGATATATATACACCATCCATTTTGTTGAGTCAACCCCTTTTGTTTGAAGCACACGTCGTTACGACTATGATTggg GTTACACTACTTTGCAGTCAAGCGATATTATCAGTTAACCCTTATGCGGGATTTGAAGACAACTTTATGTACCCAAAGAAGTCGAAAAGTTACTGGATAATTCAAATAATTGGCTCTGTCTTGGTACTGTGCGGAGCTTGTATCGGTGTAGCCCACGTCAGTGAAATGATACCAACAATAAATGATACCCCCCTAAAAATCGAAGATTGGCCGTACCCGACACCAGGCATAAGGTTAAAACACTTCAGTTCTGATCATGGAATTATAG gtTTCCTAGTGTTACTATTGGCTGCCGCGAGTTTGGTAGGTGCCATTGCAAACTTAGCAATCAAGGATAAATTAAGTAGTGCAATGAAGGCTTCGTATACCGTTGTAGGAACTATTACTATACTATTGGCCTACATAGCTGTCAGTATTAAATTTGGCGATTTTAATAAGCTATTGGATTATATCGAACCGGATCACGAGATTGGAACTTTTTCTCTAGGTATAAGTTTTGCTGTCCTATCATTAAGCGCATTGTTGATCATGATGGGCGCTCGAGTTTTTGTGACTCGTagtattaacttttaa